The stretch of DNA GCATAGACGCGTTGCGGCTGCGCCTGCAAACACCGCCGTTACGAGGCCGCACAGCACGAATGGAATGCGTACGGCAAACGGCGTCTGGCCGAGCCAGGCGAAAAGCGCGATCGCGTAAGCAACGCCCGGCGGATGATCGATGTAGCCGAGCGCGAGGTGACGGCTCCACTCCCAATAGTAGGCTTCGTCACCGGTAAGCGGAATGCGCGCGGCGGCAATCGCTCGCAAGAGCGTCACCGCGACGACGACGCCCCACAGCCAAACCGTGCGCATAGCTCGTTCGAGTTTAGGGATTCTTCGGAAAAGTCCCGCGCGTTACGCGTACCTCGCGCGCTCGTCGCGACGATATCCCGCTGCCGCCATCGCTCCAAATAGTACGGCGTAGATCCCCAAAACCGTCAGAGCGTGATTCGGATGACGCGAGCCGGTTATGCTCCAGAGCAATTCGCCGAATTGGCGCGTCGGCAAATACGGCGAGACGATCTGCGCGAAGTGCGGCAAGAAGGCGGGTGGCATCCACAACCCGCCGGCAAACGAAAGCAGCAGATAGAGGACGTTGGCGATCGGCACGGCCGCTCGACCGTTCGTCCAATAGCCGATCGTCAATCCGAAGAGTACGAACGGAACGCCGCCGGCCAGCGCGAAGGCGGCTAGTTCGAACCAACCGGCGGTCGAGAGCGCGGCGGGCGTTCGCGAAACCGCGAGCAGGACGACGAGCGCCGCGGAGATCGCGCCAAAGACCAGCGCGCAGACGAGCCGTGCTCCAAAACGCGCCGCGAGCGGAGCGGGGAGCGTTCGCAGATATCGCTCCCACGGCTGCGCGCGCTCGGCCGAGACGCCGACTCCGAATTGAAAGAGCGTTACTCCTATTACCGCGAAGGCGACGAATGAAAGCATCTCTCCGGTCGCGATCTCGCGCGTATGCGCCCACGGCATTGCGAAGAGTAGAAAGAAGAGCGCCGGAAAGGTCAGCGTCGGAACGATAAACGCCGGAATTCGCAGCAACTCAAGCAGTCGCGCGCGCACGTGCGCGCCGAACATATCCAAGAATCTCACGCCGCACCTCCGGTAACTTGCAGGAACGCATCCTCGAGCGAGGACTCTTCGATGCGTAAATTACGAAACTCGACGCCGTCGCGCACCAGCGCGCGCACGACGCGATCGGTGTCCGATCCGGGGACCTCCACGCGCCGACCGTCGAGATCGTAGGCGACGCGACGCGTTCCGAGCCGGGCGCGCAGTTCCGCGGGCGAGGCGTCGAAGGCGATTTGTCCGCGATTGAACACGAGCACGCGCGAGGCCAGCAGTTCGGCCTCTTCTATGTAGTGCGTGCTTAGAAGCACGGTCCCGCCGCCGGCGGCATACTCGCGTACGAACGACCAAATGCGATGCCTCGATTCGACATCGAGACCGGTCGTGGGCTCGTCGAGGACGATCAGCTCGGGGTTTCCGATAAACGCAAGTGCCAACGCGAGCCGCCGCGATTCTCCCCCGGAGAGGCCGCCGGCCTGACGGCGCGCGAGCGATTCCAGATCGAAGGCGCCGAGGGTCGAAAGTACCCCGGCGGGATTAGGAAATTGCGCGGCGACGAATTCGGCAATTTCGACGACGCGCAGCGTTTCGGGAAAGCTGCTCTGCTGCGGCGTCGCTCCAAGTCGCCGGCGCACGGCGAGATCGCGCGGGTCGGCGTCGAACAATCGCGCCGTCCCGCTCGTGGGCGACCGTAATCCGAGCAGCATTTCAAGCGTGGTCGTCTTGCCCGCACCGTTGGGCCCGAGCACGGCGACGACCTCGCCGCGGCCGATGTCAAACGACACGTCGTCCACGGCTTTGTTCGCCCTATAGCGTTTACAGAGTCGTTGCGCGCGCACGATCATGACGAGGCACCTTTCAAAAGGAATTGCATCTCTTCGACGTGCTTGACGAACGCCGCGCGCCCGGCCGGCGTCAGGCGATAACGCGTCTGTGGGCGGCGATCCACGAAGCTTTTCTCCTCGGCGACGTACCCGGCGTCGACCAGCTTTCCGAGATGCGCGCCGAGATTGCCGTTGGTCGTTTGCGTCGCGCGCTGCAGTTCGCTAAACGCAATCCACTCCGCCGCGAGCAACTCCGCGATCACGCCTAGGCGGATCTTGGAAAGCAGCAGTTCATCCATCGCGCCGTTGGAGTTCGAAAGCGACCCCGGCGCCGGCGTAACCGACGATGTCGCCGATTGCGAGGACGATGCCGGTCGTATGCG from Candidatus Baltobacteraceae bacterium encodes:
- a CDS encoding ABC transporter permease, whose product is MRFLDMFGAHVRARLLELLRIPAFIVPTLTFPALFFLLFAMPWAHTREIATGEMLSFVAFAVIGVTLFQFGVGVSAERAQPWERYLRTLPAPLAARFGARLVCALVFGAISAALVVLLAVSRTPAALSTAGWFELAAFALAGGVPFVLFGLTIGYWTNGRAAVPIANVLYLLLSFAGGLWMPPAFLPHFAQIVSPYLPTRQFGELLWSITGSRHPNHALTVLGIYAVLFGAMAAAGYRRDERARYA
- a CDS encoding ABC transporter ATP-binding protein codes for the protein MIVRAQRLCKRYRANKAVDDVSFDIGRGEVVAVLGPNGAGKTTTLEMLLGLRSPTSGTARLFDADPRDLAVRRRLGATPQQSSFPETLRVVEIAEFVAAQFPNPAGVLSTLGAFDLESLARRQAGGLSGGESRRLALALAFIGNPELIVLDEPTTGLDVESRHRIWSFVREYAAGGGTVLLSTHYIEEAELLASRVLVFNRGQIAFDASPAELRARLGTRRVAYDLDGRRVEVPGSDTDRVVRALVRDGVEFRNLRIEESSLEDAFLQVTGGAA
- a CDS encoding transcriptional regulator, with the protein product MDELLLSKIRLGVIAELLAAEWIAFSELQRATQTTNGNLGAHLGKLVDAGYVAEEKSFVDRRPQTRYRLTPAGRAAFVKHVEEMQFLLKGASS